From the Clupea harengus chromosome 15, Ch_v2.0.2, whole genome shotgun sequence genome, one window contains:
- the sytl3 gene encoding synaptotagmin-like protein 3 has translation MDLSLLQALEREKVLEVLQRDKTLRSVEEDRIRRLKLELQELRRRGAKSFCRQYSERTCARCQRPLGKFWNSGAVCRGCSHRICSKCRVCVSPHEWKCTVCHAYRDVKIKSGEWFMEERAKKFPRETDKHDTIGEILLRSYQRLSYIAIVPPTPPPVQNVFTPPFNRLSSWKNSKGSPKPFTKSMEDLMMSFTTRIKKISKSQEDVRAEPDLLTVEHGSIDRSQSDTAINISANQVPCFQSLFKRSKEQVQERRRSSSALCGDEDTSQSSGYSGEKRGSSSSTSTDCGLIESSGVTGELELALAYSFSSSCFEVVVGACRNLTHGDTKKKKCHPYVKVYLLPDKSQSTKMKTAVIKNTTDPIFQETLQRSIARELLASRTLQASVWHSETLRRKVFLGEVLIPLDSWRFEDSSTQGLMWYPLCPKTEQPQGGSVEQVAGELLLRVKFSSLTQICKLNSTGIGPYEVGQFTVVIIGVQNLSSSKHTSSFIKGCLALPGEREMVQRTPVVKKGPSPAQAHQLTFSRVTPHELQDASLQLEVWEHAPFSVADKLQGTATLHGGLLWQPLQQAPNVWHSVSLPLRANINNRKP, from the exons ATGGATCTCAGTCTACTCCAagctctggagagagagaaggtgctgGAAGTTCTCCAGCGGGATAAAACTCTGCGCTCTGTGGAGGAGGATAGAATAAG GCGACTGAAACTGGAGCTCCAGGAGCTGCGGCGGCGGGGGGCCAAGAGTTTCTGCCGGCAGTACAGCGAGCGGACGTGCGCGCGCTGCCAGCGACCCCTCGGAAAGTTCTGGAACAGCGGTGCAGTGTGCCGGGGCTGCAGCCACCGCATCTGCAGCAAgtgccgagtgtgtgtgagccctcaCGAGTGGAAGTGTACCGTCTGTCATGCCTACAG GGATGTTAAGATCAAATCTGGTGAATGGTTCATGGAGGAGCGAGCCAAGAAGTTCCCCCGAGAGACAG ACAAACATGACACCATTGGAGAAATACTACTTAGGTCCTACCAAAGGCTCAG TTATATTGCAATTGTCCCGCCAACTCCTCCACCAGTGCAGAATGTGTTCACACCACCGTTTAACAGATTATCG TCCTGGAAAAATTCTAAAGGAAGCCCCAAACCATTCACAAAATCCATGGAAGATCTGATGATGTCGTTCACAACCCGCATCAAAA AAATCTCCAAGTCCCAAGAGGATGTTAGGGCAGAGCCAGACCTGCTGACTGTGGAACATGGCAGCATAGACCGGAGCCAATCAGACACTGCCATCAATATATCTGCCAAT CAAGTACCGTGCTTCCAAAGCCTTTTTAAGAGGAGCAAGGAGCAggtgcaggagaggagaaggtcgTCCTCAGCACTTTGTGGAGATGAGGATACGTCCCAGAGCTCAGGCTACtcaggagagaagagg ggcagcagcagtagcaccaGCACAGATTGCGGACTGATTGAGAGCTCCGGCGTGACGGGAGAGTTGGAGCTGGCTCTGGCCTACAGCTTCAGCTCCTCCTGCTTCGAGGTGGTCGTGGGGGCCTGCAGGAACCTCACCCACGGGGACACCAAGAAGAAGAAGTGTCACCC CTATGTAAAGGTCTACCTACTGCCCGATAAATCCCAGAGCACTAAGATGAAGACAGCTGTGATAAAGAACACAACAGACCCCATCTTCCAGGAGACCTTACAG CGCTCCATTGCTCGGGAGCTGCTGGCCTCACGGACGCTCCAGGCCTCAGTGTGGCATTCCGAGACCCTGAGGCGGAAGGTCTTCCTGGGAGAAGTTCTCATTCCCCTGGATAGTTGGAGGTTTGAAGACTCTAGCACACAAGGGCTCATGTGGTACCCTCTCTGTCCCAAG ACAGAACAACCACAAGGGGGCAGTGTGGAGCAGGTTGCTGGGGAGCTGCTCCTCAGAGTCAAGTTCTCATCTCTCACCCAGATCTGCAAGCTGAACAGCACTG gcaTTGGCCCATATGAAGTTGGCCAGTTTACTGTAGTCATTATCGGTGTCCAGAACCTGTCCAgttcaaaacacacatcatcatttattaagGG TTGTCTGGCTCTgccaggggagagggagatggtgcaGAGGACCCCAGTGGTGAAGAAGGGCCCCAGCCCGGCGCAGGCCCACCAGCTGACCTTCAGCAGGGTCACCCCCCACGAGCTCCAGGACGCGTCGCTGCAGCTGGAGGTCTGGGAGCACGCGCCCTTCAGCGTCGCCGACAAACTGCAGGGGACAGCCACACTACATGGAG GGTTGTTATGGCAACCTTTACAACAGGCACCAAATGTGTGGCACAGCGTCAGCCTACCTCTCCGCGCCAATATAAACAACAGGAAACCATGA